The stretch of DNA AGTACTTTCCTTGACTTGACTCGTTGATGTGATACCTTCAACAAGGGACCCAAGTCAATGGCGGCCAAGAAAAATATTGTGATTGGGAGTCGGGGGAGTCAACTAGCGCTTTGGCAGGCAACGCATGTTAAAAACATAATTGAAAAACATGATGTTAGCTTAAAAATAACCATAAAAGTTATCAAAACAACCGGTGACAGGATACAAAACAAGCCCCTTTTTGAGTTTGGTGGCAAGTCATTGTTTTTAAAGGAATTAGAAGAGGCCTTGAGGACTAAAGAGATAGATCTCGCTGTCCACAGTATGAAGGATGTCCCCGCTGACCTCCACTCTGACTTTCAGATTGCCGCGATTCTGAAACGGGAGGATCCGAGGGATTCCTTTGTATCGAAAAAGTATGATTCGCTGCTCCATCTTCCTAAAAAGGCAAAGGTCGGTACGAGTTCTTTGCGCAGGCAGGCACAAATCAAGAATTTTCGGCCAGATTTTGAGGTGATTCCTCTTCGGGGGAATCTGGAGACAAGGCTCCGAAAACTCGGAACCCAGAACCTATCAGCCATCATCCTTGCGGCGGCCGGTCTGACACGTCTCGGAATGACCAAGAGAATAACCGAGTATCTTCCAACAACACTCATGC from Deltaproteobacteria bacterium encodes:
- the hemC gene encoding hydroxymethylbilane synthase, with the protein product MAAKKNIVIGSRGSQLALWQATHVKNIIEKHDVSLKITIKVIKTTGDRIQNKPLFEFGGKSLFLKELEEALRTKEIDLAVHSMKDVPADLHSDFQIAAILKREDPRDSFVSKKYDSLLHLPKKAKVGTSSLRRQAQIKNFRPDFEVIPLRGNLETRLRKLGTQNLSAIILAAAGLTRLGMTKRITEYLPTTLMLPGVGQGAIGVETRAGDPEIMRLVDFLNDPETVTCLTAERSFLKALGGDCRAPIAGYAEINGMTLKLTGMVATPDGRDLIRDRVEGNFREAVSLGEALAKSLFSQGGREILRSSANYLKK